The following proteins come from a genomic window of Synechococcus sp. BIOS-E4-1:
- a CDS encoding ABC transporter ATP-binding protein produces MSPDQQAAQAGLRFERVSFSWPCGTKALDRCSFQIPGPGLWMLVGSNGSGKSTLFRIISGLISPQSGLVSHELRPALVFQNPDHQLLLPSCGSELLLNLPSGLSRHEQRHRIHRLMEQVGLAEMAGRPIHTLSGGQKQRLAIAGALASEATLLLLDEPTALLDPTSQAAILSTVQQLCHRSRSPFTALWITHRLGELDHADGAARMERGRVGAWQKGPSLRNQLEPLAGRHG; encoded by the coding sequence ATGAGCCCGGATCAACAGGCCGCGCAGGCAGGACTGAGGTTCGAAAGAGTCAGTTTCAGCTGGCCCTGCGGCACAAAAGCTCTTGATCGCTGCAGCTTCCAGATTCCCGGACCGGGACTCTGGATGCTTGTGGGCAGCAATGGCAGCGGAAAAAGCACCCTGTTCAGAATCATCAGCGGACTGATCAGCCCTCAGTCAGGCCTTGTTAGCCATGAGCTGAGGCCAGCCCTTGTCTTCCAGAATCCAGACCACCAACTTTTGCTGCCCAGCTGCGGCAGCGAGCTTCTGCTCAACCTGCCTTCCGGCTTGAGCCGTCATGAACAGCGTCACAGAATCCATCGACTGATGGAGCAGGTCGGACTGGCAGAGATGGCAGGACGACCGATTCACACCCTGAGTGGCGGCCAGAAGCAACGTCTGGCCATCGCCGGTGCGCTGGCCAGCGAAGCAACGCTTCTGCTCCTCGATGAACCCACAGCATTGCTGGATCCCACCAGTCAGGCAGCCATCCTGAGCACGGTCCAACAGCTCTGCCACCGGTCCAGGTCTCCCTTCACAGCTCTCTGGATCACCCACCGACTTGGAGAATTGGATCATGCCGATGGAGCCGCCAGAATGGAGCGGGGACGAGTCGGCGCCTGGCAGAAAGGGCCATCGCTGCGAAATCAACTTGAACCCCTTGCGGGACGGCATGGCTGA
- a CDS encoding response regulator transcription factor, giving the protein MKPCILLIEDDRDMRELVSGHLEHSGFDVQSADDGIKGQALALQYSPDLILLDLMLPKVDGLTLCQRLRRDERTAAIPILMLTALGGTKDKVSGFNSGADDYLTKPFDLEELQVRVKALLRRSDRAPVGTTSNHHEILSYGPLTLVPERFEAIWFDRPVRLTHLEFELLHCLLQRHGQTVAPSLILKEVWGYEPDDDIETIRVHVRHLRTKLEPDPRKPRFIKTVYGAGYCLELPTGAQLEGLQDVLAQARQEREQKDQESRASA; this is encoded by the coding sequence ATGAAGCCCTGCATCCTGCTAATCGAAGACGACCGGGACATGCGTGAACTGGTGAGTGGTCACCTTGAGCACAGTGGCTTCGATGTTCAAAGTGCTGACGATGGGATCAAAGGCCAGGCACTGGCTCTGCAATACAGCCCGGATCTGATTCTTTTGGATCTGATGCTGCCCAAAGTCGATGGACTCACCCTCTGCCAGCGTCTTCGACGCGATGAGCGTACGGCGGCAATCCCAATCCTGATGCTCACTGCACTTGGTGGAACCAAAGACAAGGTGAGTGGGTTCAATTCCGGAGCGGACGACTACCTGACCAAGCCCTTCGACCTGGAGGAACTTCAGGTGAGGGTCAAGGCGTTGTTACGCCGCAGCGATCGAGCACCGGTTGGGACAACTAGCAACCATCACGAAATCCTCAGCTACGGACCGCTGACCCTTGTCCCTGAGCGATTTGAAGCCATCTGGTTTGATCGACCTGTGCGCCTCACTCACCTTGAATTTGAATTGCTGCACTGTCTGTTGCAGCGTCATGGTCAGACCGTTGCACCGTCTCTCATCCTCAAGGAGGTTTGGGGATATGAGCCAGACGACGACATCGAAACCATCCGAGTGCATGTAAGGCACTTGCGCACAAAACTTGAGCCAGATCCCCGTAAACCGCGCTTCATCAAAACTGTTTATGGAGCCGGTTATTGCCTGGAGCTTCCAACCGGAGCCCAGCTCGAAGGTCTTCAAGACGTTCTCGCTCAGGCACGCCAGGAGCGTGAACAGAAAGATCAGGAAAGTCGGGCCAGCGCTTGA
- a CDS encoding DNA polymerase III subunit delta', translated as MLFGELQGQPLAQRLLIAALQNRRLAPAYLFSGPDGVGRRLAALRFLEGLLGGGDSIPRERRRLEARNHPDLLWVEPTYNHQGRLIPRSEAESMGVSKRTPPQVRLEQIRELSRFLARQPLQSPRGLVILEQPEAMAEGAANALLKTLEEPGHGLLILLSAAPERLLTTIRSRCQQIRFTRLSEVCMRSVLVQLPDGTGEQALALAASHPELLALAGGSPGALLEHVRVWNTIPEELRQRFQSLPTTPLQALALARDVTEQLEGDQQLWMINWWQHRLWNSSNQPERLKRLNRLRQHLLSFVQPRLAWEVALLNLIET; from the coding sequence ATGTTGTTCGGCGAATTGCAGGGTCAGCCGCTGGCGCAACGGTTGCTCATTGCGGCTCTGCAAAACCGTCGACTGGCTCCCGCTTATTTGTTCAGTGGCCCAGATGGAGTGGGCCGACGTCTTGCGGCGCTCCGTTTCTTGGAAGGTCTGCTGGGTGGAGGTGACTCGATTCCACGCGAACGCCGGCGGCTTGAAGCACGCAACCATCCCGACTTGCTCTGGGTCGAGCCCACCTACAACCATCAGGGCCGTCTGATCCCACGATCGGAAGCCGAGTCCATGGGCGTGAGCAAGCGGACACCACCGCAGGTGCGCTTGGAGCAGATCCGTGAGCTGAGCAGATTTCTGGCCCGTCAGCCTTTGCAGTCGCCGAGGGGTTTGGTGATTCTCGAACAACCTGAGGCCATGGCGGAGGGAGCGGCCAACGCACTGCTCAAGACTCTTGAAGAGCCAGGACACGGACTGTTGATTCTGTTGTCCGCTGCACCGGAAAGACTCCTGACCACGATTCGATCGCGATGTCAGCAGATCCGTTTCACACGCCTCAGCGAGGTTTGCATGCGCTCAGTGCTTGTGCAATTGCCGGACGGGACAGGTGAGCAAGCGCTTGCTCTGGCGGCCAGTCATCCAGAGCTCCTGGCCCTGGCCGGTGGATCGCCTGGGGCCCTGCTGGAGCATGTGCGGGTTTGGAACACCATCCCAGAGGAGCTGAGGCAAAGGTTTCAAAGCCTTCCCACCACACCATTGCAAGCTCTCGCTTTGGCGAGAGATGTGACAGAGCAGCTCGAAGGAGATCAGCAGCTCTGGATGATCAACTGGTGGCAGCACAGACTTTGGAATTCATCCAATCAGCCTGAGCGTCTGAAAAGGCTGAATCGTCTTCGCCAGCATCTGCTGTCGTTTGTTCAACCCAGGCTGGCCTGGGAGGTGGCACTACTCAACCTGATTGAAACTTGA
- the tmk gene encoding dTMP kinase, with translation MVGRFLALEGIDGCGKTTQLRHLADWLPASGLMPSGATLHLTREPGGTPLGRALRELLLNPPQESAPAPTAELLLYAADRAQHVERMIRPALQRGDWVLSDRFSGSTIAYQGDGRGLDLQTILDLERIATVGVTPDLTFWLDLPLQESLKRRGARSDDRIEAEGEAFLARVSEGFQRLSAERGWTAVAADQSADQVQQLIRRRLRDWLAKASL, from the coding sequence ATGGTCGGGCGTTTTCTGGCGCTTGAGGGCATCGATGGCTGTGGCAAAACCACGCAGCTTCGCCATCTGGCCGATTGGCTTCCAGCCAGTGGCTTGATGCCTTCCGGAGCCACGCTGCATCTCACGCGTGAACCCGGCGGCACACCCCTTGGTCGTGCGTTGCGCGAGCTCCTGCTCAATCCACCGCAAGAGTCGGCTCCTGCTCCCACCGCTGAATTGCTGCTTTATGCCGCAGATCGCGCTCAGCACGTTGAACGCATGATCCGCCCAGCTCTGCAGCGAGGAGACTGGGTCCTGAGCGATCGTTTCAGCGGTTCCACCATCGCCTATCAGGGGGATGGCCGGGGACTCGATCTGCAGACCATCCTCGATCTGGAGCGGATCGCCACGGTTGGTGTGACGCCGGATCTCACGTTCTGGCTTGATCTACCCCTGCAGGAGAGCCTCAAACGGCGCGGTGCACGCAGCGATGACCGGATCGAAGCCGAAGGTGAGGCCTTTCTGGCGCGGGTGTCTGAGGGTTTCCAGCGCCTGTCCGCTGAGCGCGGCTGGACAGCTGTGGCGGCGGACCAGAGCGCTGATCAGGTGCAACAGCTCATTCGCAGACGGCTGAGGGATTGGTTGGCTAAGGCATCGCTGTGA
- a CDS encoding cation-translocating P-type ATPase: MSAASSHPLDPTAQSHAVLLDVEGMKCGACVRAVERTLLAQPGVKEASVNLVTRSAWLRLDGEATSSSQPLLDDVLAALRGRGFPAQPRQSGLFSKETEPERTRGWWQQWRQLMVALVLLLLSVLGHLAEAGTLSLPLIGTLSFHAALATVALLGPGRPILVSGWSALRSGVPSMDTLVSLGVGSAYLASLVALIWPSVGWPCFFNEPVMLLGFVLLGRFLEERARRRTGRALQELAALQPDTARLLMADDTVREVPVSVLRPGECIQLLAGDRIPVDGVVRNGCSAVDLSSLTGEPLPLEAEPGTELSSGCLNLEANLEMEVQRVGSDTALARIIALVEEAQARRAPIQGLADRVAGRFCYGVVSLALVTFLFWWQLGSRLWPQVLEVPVVLMDHGHDAALHGSLGAGAQTPFGLGLQLAIAVLVVACPCALGLATPTVITVSSGLAARQGWLFRGGDVIEQSASVQRMVFDKTGTLTLGRPLVAAVMASEDASRTIQLAASLEQTSRHPLAHALLQEAQRLNLTLLPVTASRTLPGSGMKGTLESLKGQLRVGSPEWLQQEGVVWSATQQQAVEEALQRGQTLVAVGLDAEPLGVVAIDDRLRPDAPVALQRLRDQGLTLGMLSGDRRQAVEKIAQMLGFADDELAWQLLPNQKLERLEHWRANETVGMVGDGINDAPALAAADLGIAVGTGTQIAQDTADLVLLGDRLEALPEALTLARRTMAKIRQNLFWAFGYNMIALPVAAGALLPGFNLLLSPPLAALLMALSSVSVVLNALSLSLR, encoded by the coding sequence GTGTCAGCAGCGTCTTCCCATCCATTGGACCCGACCGCACAGTCCCATGCTGTGCTTCTGGATGTGGAGGGGATGAAGTGTGGGGCGTGCGTTCGTGCAGTGGAGCGCACGCTGCTCGCTCAGCCAGGTGTGAAAGAGGCCAGTGTCAACCTTGTGACCCGCAGTGCCTGGCTGCGACTTGATGGCGAGGCGACATCGTCCTCTCAGCCGTTGCTTGATGACGTGCTAGCGGCCTTGCGTGGCCGAGGTTTTCCAGCACAGCCCCGACAGAGCGGACTCTTCTCCAAGGAAACGGAGCCCGAGCGAACCAGGGGATGGTGGCAGCAGTGGCGACAACTGATGGTCGCTCTTGTGCTGCTGCTGCTGTCGGTGCTTGGTCACCTTGCTGAAGCTGGGACGCTCTCTCTGCCGCTGATCGGCACGCTCAGCTTCCATGCTGCCCTGGCCACGGTGGCACTGCTCGGGCCCGGTCGCCCGATCCTGGTCAGTGGCTGGTCTGCGCTGCGCAGTGGTGTTCCCAGCATGGACACGCTGGTCAGCCTCGGTGTCGGCAGCGCCTACCTGGCCAGTCTTGTGGCACTGATCTGGCCCTCGGTGGGCTGGCCCTGTTTTTTCAACGAACCTGTGATGCTTCTCGGTTTCGTTCTGCTGGGGCGATTCCTGGAGGAACGTGCACGCCGTCGTACGGGCAGGGCTCTGCAGGAGCTTGCTGCCCTGCAGCCCGATACAGCGCGTCTGTTGATGGCTGATGACACGGTTCGCGAGGTGCCCGTCTCTGTGCTCCGTCCAGGCGAATGCATCCAGCTGCTTGCTGGAGACAGGATCCCTGTGGATGGTGTGGTGCGGAACGGCTGTTCTGCTGTTGATCTGTCAAGTCTCACCGGTGAACCGCTGCCGCTCGAGGCCGAACCCGGCACGGAGCTCAGTTCTGGTTGTCTCAACCTGGAGGCCAATCTGGAGATGGAGGTTCAGCGTGTCGGCAGCGACACGGCCCTGGCCCGCATCATTGCCCTTGTTGAGGAGGCTCAGGCCAGACGAGCTCCCATCCAGGGACTGGCTGACAGGGTGGCTGGCCGTTTTTGCTACGGCGTCGTCAGCCTGGCGCTGGTCACCTTCCTGTTCTGGTGGCAGCTGGGCAGCCGTCTCTGGCCTCAGGTCCTGGAGGTTCCTGTGGTGCTCATGGATCATGGCCATGATGCTGCGCTCCATGGCTCCCTTGGAGCCGGAGCTCAGACACCGTTCGGCCTCGGACTTCAACTGGCCATTGCTGTGCTTGTGGTGGCTTGTCCCTGTGCGCTCGGCCTGGCAACGCCCACAGTGATCACGGTCTCCTCAGGACTTGCCGCACGCCAGGGCTGGCTGTTCAGAGGTGGAGATGTGATCGAGCAGTCCGCCTCCGTCCAGCGGATGGTCTTTGACAAGACCGGAACGCTCACCCTGGGTCGTCCGCTCGTGGCTGCGGTGATGGCGAGTGAGGATGCATCCCGCACGATCCAACTGGCAGCAAGTCTGGAACAAACGAGCCGGCATCCTCTGGCCCATGCGCTGTTGCAAGAGGCCCAGCGGCTCAATCTCACGCTCTTGCCGGTGACGGCCAGTCGGACCCTGCCAGGATCCGGTATGAAGGGCACACTCGAGTCCCTGAAGGGACAATTGCGGGTGGGCTCTCCTGAATGGCTTCAGCAGGAAGGTGTGGTGTGGTCTGCAACGCAACAGCAGGCTGTTGAGGAAGCTCTGCAACGAGGACAGACGCTCGTGGCAGTTGGTCTTGATGCCGAACCGCTGGGTGTGGTGGCCATTGATGACCGCCTCAGGCCCGATGCCCCTGTTGCACTTCAGCGTTTGAGGGATCAGGGGCTGACACTGGGAATGCTCAGTGGTGATCGTCGTCAGGCCGTTGAAAAGATTGCGCAGATGCTCGGCTTCGCTGATGACGAACTGGCCTGGCAACTCCTCCCGAATCAGAAGCTCGAGCGCCTCGAACACTGGCGCGCAAACGAGACTGTGGGAATGGTTGGCGACGGTATTAACGATGCCCCTGCCCTGGCCGCGGCGGATCTGGGTATCGCCGTGGGCACGGGTACACAGATTGCTCAGGACACCGCAGATCTGGTGTTGCTTGGCGATCGGCTCGAGGCTTTGCCGGAAGCCCTGACTCTGGCGAGACGCACGATGGCCAAGATTCGGCAGAACCTGTTCTGGGCATTCGGCTACAACATGATCGCTTTGCCAGTCGCTGCAGGTGCTCTGTTGCCAGGCTTCAATCTGCTGCTGTCTCCGCCGCTTGCGGCACTGCTCATGGCCCTCAGCTCCGTGTCGGTGGTTTTGAATGCCCTCAGCCTGAGTCTCCGCTGA
- a CDS encoding photosystem I assembly protein Ycf3 produces MPRSNRNDNFIDKSFTVMADLIVKLLPINARAKEAYVYYRDGLSAQNDGDYAEALENYEESLKLEENPIDRGETLKNMAIIYMSNGEEDRAIETYQQALDENPKQPSCLKNMGLIYEKRGRIAEEEGRRDEADVWLDKAAEAWTQAVRLNPGGYLDIENWLKSSGRSNVDVYF; encoded by the coding sequence GTGCCACGCAGCAACCGCAACGACAACTTCATCGACAAGAGCTTCACGGTCATGGCCGACCTGATTGTGAAGCTGCTGCCGATCAATGCCCGGGCCAAGGAGGCCTACGTGTATTACCGCGACGGACTGTCTGCTCAGAACGACGGTGATTACGCCGAAGCTCTCGAAAACTATGAAGAGAGCCTGAAGCTTGAGGAGAACCCGATCGATCGCGGAGAAACCCTCAAGAACATGGCGATCATCTACATGAGCAATGGCGAAGAAGACAGGGCAATCGAGACCTATCAACAGGCTCTGGATGAAAACCCCAAACAGCCCTCCTGTCTCAAAAACATGGGGCTGATCTACGAGAAGCGCGGCCGGATTGCCGAGGAAGAGGGTCGGCGTGATGAAGCAGACGTGTGGCTAGACAAAGCCGCTGAAGCCTGGACTCAGGCGGTGCGACTGAATCCAGGGGGGTATCTGGACATCGAGAACTGGCTCAAATCCAGCGGCCGCAGCAACGTGGACGTCTACTTCTGA
- the radA gene encoding DNA repair protein RadA has product MPRSANFYVCQSCGAQTRQFFGRCSSCGSWNSLVEQSAPKDDGRRRRSGGDPSAAPKARRSTSMASLGDQPLQRIGSGYGELNRVLGGGLVPGSLVLVGGDPGIGKSTLLLQSASAIARDRVVLYVSAEESAQQVKLRWQRLTADSSDLQLLAETDLELVLEELEALRPDVAIIDSIQALHDAELSSAPGSVAQVRECAAALQRLAKRQNTALLLVGHVTKEGALAGPKVLEHLVDAVLTFEGDRFASHRLLRAVKNRFGATHELGVFEMRGQGLEEVGNPSELFLSGERANGVATIVACEGTRPLVVDLQALVSSTSYASPRRTATGIAVNRLHQILAVLEKHMGLPLSRFDCYLAVAGGLDVEEPAADLGVAAAVVASFRDLTLPVGTVLLGELGLGGQLRPVGQLELRLQEAVRLGFRRAVVPRGSGLGPIASGLDLELLEAGSITEALVLGLGVNPEDGET; this is encoded by the coding sequence GTGCCCCGATCGGCCAATTTTTACGTCTGTCAGAGCTGTGGTGCCCAGACACGGCAGTTCTTTGGGCGGTGTAGCAGCTGCGGTAGCTGGAATTCTCTGGTGGAGCAATCGGCACCCAAGGACGACGGCCGCCGCCGTCGCTCCGGGGGCGATCCCTCAGCGGCACCGAAGGCGCGTCGTTCCACGTCGATGGCATCCCTCGGCGATCAGCCCCTTCAGCGCATCGGCAGTGGTTACGGGGAGCTCAACCGGGTTCTTGGCGGGGGACTGGTCCCTGGATCGCTGGTGCTGGTTGGGGGTGATCCTGGTATCGGCAAGAGCACACTGCTGCTGCAGAGTGCGTCGGCCATTGCGCGGGATCGTGTGGTGCTCTACGTGAGCGCCGAGGAATCTGCGCAGCAGGTGAAGCTGCGCTGGCAGCGGCTCACTGCTGACAGCAGTGATCTGCAGCTGCTGGCGGAGACGGATCTCGAGCTGGTGCTGGAGGAACTCGAGGCTCTGAGGCCAGATGTGGCCATCATCGACAGCATTCAGGCCTTGCACGACGCCGAACTCTCCAGTGCACCTGGTTCTGTCGCTCAAGTGAGGGAATGTGCTGCGGCTCTGCAGAGACTGGCGAAGCGTCAGAACACCGCGCTGCTGCTTGTGGGACACGTCACAAAGGAAGGCGCGCTGGCCGGACCCAAGGTGCTTGAACACCTTGTGGATGCGGTGCTCACCTTCGAGGGCGACCGCTTCGCCAGCCATCGCCTGCTTCGGGCTGTCAAGAACCGGTTCGGGGCCACCCACGAGCTGGGGGTCTTTGAGATGCGTGGTCAGGGCCTCGAGGAGGTCGGCAATCCCAGTGAGTTGTTCCTCAGTGGAGAGCGGGCCAATGGGGTGGCAACGATCGTTGCCTGTGAAGGCACCCGGCCACTGGTGGTTGACCTGCAAGCCCTGGTGAGCTCCACCAGCTATGCGAGCCCTCGTCGGACCGCCACCGGCATCGCCGTGAACCGCCTGCATCAGATCCTGGCTGTGCTGGAAAAGCACATGGGCTTGCCACTCTCGCGGTTCGATTGCTATCTGGCCGTGGCTGGTGGCCTGGATGTGGAGGAGCCCGCGGCAGATCTGGGAGTGGCGGCGGCAGTGGTGGCCAGTTTCAGGGACCTGACTCTGCCGGTCGGTACTGTCCTGCTCGGGGAACTTGGTCTGGGCGGTCAGCTTCGACCGGTAGGACAGTTGGAGTTGCGATTGCAGGAGGCTGTGCGTCTTGGATTCAGACGTGCGGTCGTGCCGCGGGGAAGCGGACTGGGTCCGATCGCGTCTGGCCTCGATCTGGAACTGCTGGAGGCGGGATCCATCACCGAAGCCCTCGTGCTGGGGCTAGGTGTGAACCCCGAGGATGGCGAGACCTGA
- the rpaB gene encoding response regulator transcription factor RpaB, producing the protein MTASAPSTSKETILVVDDEASIRRILETRLSMIGYNVVTACDGTEALESFQECNPDLVVLDVMMPKLDGYGVCQELRKESDVPIVMLTALGDVADRITGLELGADDYVIKPFSPKELEARIRCVLRRVEKEHAAGIPNSGVIQVSDLKIDTNKRQVFRNDERIRLTGMEFSLLELLVSRSGEPFSRGEILKEVWGYTPERHVDTRVVDVHISRLRSKLEDDPANPELILTARGTGYLFQRIIDSVASEGS; encoded by the coding sequence ATGACGGCCTCAGCACCCTCCACCTCCAAGGAAACCATCCTCGTGGTGGATGACGAGGCCAGCATCCGCAGGATCCTCGAAACCCGCCTCTCGATGATCGGGTACAACGTCGTCACTGCCTGCGACGGGACCGAAGCCCTGGAAAGCTTCCAGGAATGCAACCCGGATCTGGTCGTGCTCGACGTGATGATGCCGAAGCTGGATGGCTACGGGGTCTGTCAGGAACTGCGCAAGGAGTCGGATGTTCCGATTGTGATGCTTACAGCGCTGGGCGATGTCGCTGACCGGATCACCGGTCTGGAGCTCGGAGCGGACGACTATGTGATCAAACCCTTCAGTCCGAAGGAGCTTGAGGCGCGGATCCGCTGCGTTTTGCGCCGCGTGGAAAAAGAGCACGCTGCCGGCATCCCCAACTCCGGAGTGATCCAGGTCTCAGACCTGAAGATCGACACCAACAAGCGGCAGGTGTTCCGCAACGACGAGCGGATCCGTCTCACCGGGATGGAATTCAGTCTGCTTGAACTGCTTGTGAGCCGATCGGGCGAACCGTTCAGCCGCGGTGAGATCCTGAAGGAGGTGTGGGGTTACACCCCTGAACGCCACGTCGACACCCGGGTCGTGGATGTTCATATCTCACGTCTTCGTTCCAAATTGGAAGACGACCCGGCCAACCCCGAGCTGATCCTCACCGCTCGCGGCACCGGTTACCTGTTCCAGCGCATCATCGATTCTGTTGCCTCCGAAGGATCCTGA
- the plsX gene encoding phosphate acyltransferase PlsX, which translates to MPPKDPDLTPDAAPRIKARRSKAVRRLVIWYRRNAAVTSLVDTATTSANAAGNVAGSVTSMAGTVVNSAGSMAGSVLQPVMDPLRRLQGGVPGEELEIDDRDRVWVAVDGMGGDNAPVPILEGCLQAIERLAVKIRFVGETDRVLEAASTAGLAEALNAAIDTGLLELITSGPSVEMHEEATVVRRKRDASINVAMDLVKRGEAQAVYSAGNSGAVMASAIFRLGRLAGIDRPAIGALFPTKDPGQPVLVLDVGANMDCKPSYLHQFALLGDIYCRDVLQVSQPRIGLLNIGEEECKGNDLSVRTHELLIEESLLHFAGNCEGRDVLSGEFDVVVCDGFTGNVLLKFLESVGSVLLGVLRAELPRGRRGKVGSAFLRSNLKRIKKRLDHAEHGGALLLGVNGICVIGHGSSKALSVVSALRLAHSAASHGVMDHLAQLGAKATSRA; encoded by the coding sequence TTGCCTCCGAAGGATCCTGACCTCACCCCGGACGCTGCGCCGAGGATCAAAGCCCGCCGATCCAAGGCTGTTCGACGCCTTGTGATTTGGTATCGGCGCAATGCTGCAGTGACCAGCCTGGTTGACACCGCAACGACTTCAGCCAATGCGGCCGGCAATGTGGCAGGTTCCGTCACCTCAATGGCGGGAACTGTGGTGAACAGTGCCGGAAGCATGGCCGGCTCCGTTCTCCAACCCGTGATGGATCCGCTCCGGCGCCTTCAGGGCGGGGTCCCCGGCGAGGAACTCGAAATCGATGACCGTGACCGCGTCTGGGTGGCCGTCGACGGAATGGGAGGTGACAACGCGCCCGTTCCGATTCTGGAGGGATGCCTCCAGGCCATCGAACGGCTGGCCGTGAAAATCCGCTTCGTCGGCGAAACGGACCGGGTGCTGGAAGCCGCCTCTACAGCAGGACTGGCTGAAGCATTGAATGCGGCGATCGATACAGGACTGCTGGAACTGATCACCAGCGGCCCCTCCGTGGAAATGCATGAGGAGGCCACGGTGGTGCGACGCAAACGCGACGCCAGCATCAACGTGGCCATGGATCTGGTGAAGCGAGGCGAGGCCCAGGCCGTTTACTCAGCAGGCAACTCCGGGGCTGTCATGGCTTCAGCCATCTTCCGACTGGGACGACTGGCCGGCATCGACCGACCCGCCATCGGTGCCCTGTTTCCCACCAAAGATCCCGGCCAGCCAGTGCTGGTTCTCGACGTGGGCGCCAACATGGATTGCAAGCCCTCCTATCTGCACCAATTCGCCCTGCTGGGAGACATCTACTGCAGGGATGTGCTGCAGGTGAGCCAACCCAGGATCGGACTGCTCAACATCGGCGAGGAGGAATGCAAGGGCAACGATCTTTCCGTTCGCACCCATGAGCTGCTCATCGAGGAATCACTTCTGCACTTCGCCGGCAACTGTGAGGGGCGTGATGTGCTGTCGGGTGAGTTCGATGTGGTGGTCTGTGATGGCTTTACCGGCAATGTCCTGCTGAAGTTCCTTGAATCCGTCGGCAGTGTGCTGCTTGGTGTGCTCAGAGCCGAACTGCCACGTGGGCGTCGAGGCAAGGTGGGTTCCGCCTTCCTGCGCAGCAACCTCAAGCGCATCAAGAAGCGGTTGGATCACGCCGAACATGGCGGAGCACTGCTTCTGGGCGTGAATGGCATCTGCGTGATCGGCCACGGCAGCAGCAAAGCCTTGTCAGTGGTCAGTGCCTTGCGGCTGGCCCATTCCGCCGCCAGTCATGGTGTGATGGACCATCTTGCCCAGCTTGGGGCCAAAGCCACCTCCCGGGCTTAA
- a CDS encoding beta-ketoacyl-ACP synthase III, with the protein MAGASPHSRGVALVGSGSAQAAQVITNNQLGLRVETSDEWIRSRTGISTRRVSSPDQSLNDLAAEAGRSALDMAGWSADSLDLVLLATSTPDDLFGSAPAVQARLGASNAVAFDLTAACSGFLFSLVTAAQYLRTGAMRRALVIGADQLSRFVDWDDRRSCVLFGDGAGAVALEAADNDGLLGFLLRSDGARGGVLNLPALDSDKPLAADTRHRQGGYRPIEMNGQEVYKFAVREVPAVLQCLLERCEIGPEAIDWLLLHQANQRILDAVADRFAIPRAKVLSNLAHYGNTSAATIPLVLDEAVRGGQIRPGQLLASSGFGAGLSWGAALFRWQGPA; encoded by the coding sequence TTGGCTGGAGCATCACCGCACTCTCGAGGCGTCGCTCTGGTCGGCAGCGGCAGCGCCCAGGCAGCCCAGGTGATCACAAACAACCAGCTGGGTCTGCGAGTGGAGACCAGCGATGAATGGATCCGCAGCCGCACAGGTATTTCCACTCGACGGGTGAGCAGCCCCGATCAGAGCCTGAACGACCTTGCCGCTGAAGCCGGCCGATCTGCTCTGGACATGGCCGGATGGTCCGCCGACAGCCTCGACTTGGTGTTGCTGGCGACCTCAACTCCGGATGATCTGTTTGGCTCAGCGCCAGCAGTGCAGGCCAGGCTTGGGGCTTCGAATGCCGTGGCGTTTGATCTCACAGCCGCCTGCAGCGGCTTTTTGTTTTCGCTGGTGACGGCCGCTCAGTACCTGCGCACAGGAGCCATGCGACGGGCGCTTGTGATCGGCGCCGACCAGCTGAGCCGTTTCGTGGACTGGGATGACCGACGCAGCTGTGTGCTGTTCGGCGATGGAGCCGGAGCTGTCGCCCTTGAAGCTGCCGACAACGATGGACTCCTGGGGTTTCTGTTGCGCAGTGATGGAGCACGCGGTGGAGTACTCAACCTGCCTGCACTCGACAGCGATAAACCCCTGGCTGCCGATACACGCCATCGACAGGGTGGCTACCGACCGATCGAGATGAACGGTCAGGAGGTGTACAAGTTCGCCGTGCGTGAAGTCCCGGCGGTCCTGCAATGCCTGCTTGAACGCTGTGAGATTGGCCCGGAGGCCATCGACTGGCTGCTGCTGCATCAAGCCAATCAGCGCATCCTGGATGCCGTTGCCGATCGCTTTGCGATTCCCAGGGCCAAGGTGCTGAGCAACCTGGCGCACTACGGCAACACCTCAGCGGCAACCATCCCTCTGGTTCTGGATGAAGCAGTGCGGGGTGGCCAAATCCGGCCTGGACAGCTGCTGGCAAGCAGTGGTTTTGGAGCTGGTCTGAGCTGGGGAGCCGCCCTGTTCCGCTGGCAGGGTCCCGCTTAG